The Deltaproteobacteria bacterium genomic interval GGAGGCGGAATCCGATGGGACAATGTCTATTGAGGTCGATGTGTCTCAGTTAAAAGGACCACAGGATCACACTTCCTTTGGGGAAGCGGTTCTGGGAAAGCTACGGGCCACTGCCAAGTTGACCTCTGTGGGGACTCCAGCGGGGGAAGGAACCTGTTTCTACAAAGTTCCGGTACCGGTTGAAGGGAGTACTTCAGGGTATTAAATGATGACCTCCATTAATGAAAAACTGACACAGGCAATGGCGGATGGTTATCTGAGCCAATCCGAGTGGGATAGCTTCAAAGAAGAGATCAAGTCCTCTTGGTCGGATGGGGGTCAGGAAGGGCTCAATAGTTTTATCAGTGATGTTGCCGATCGTCCGAATTGGGTAGTCGATCCTGCCATTTTGGAGAAGTGGGGCAAGGGGACAGGTCAAGGGATTGAGGGGGGACCTGTTTCGGAGATCCAGAAACGGCAGGACCAGGCCGCCCGTGTCAAGGCCTTGCTGGAAGAGAAGGTCGGGGACAAGGTTCTGAGTGAGACCGATTGGGACAGTTTAAAGGGAGAGATCGGTTCTGTTTGGGACAAAGGGGGGTTGGCCGGGATTATTTTATTCTTGGCAGGTGATCATGATAATCACTGGGAGATTGAGGGGAATTTAAAGACAAGGATTCAAGAGAAGTTAGTCAAGCCTGGGTTTGTGAGTATCGCACTTTTGAGTGGGATCAGGGTGCATGAGGAACCGGCCGCTCCACCACCACCGCCTGAACCTGCGGCGGAACCGGCACCAGAACCGATTCTTCCGCCTGCCGCAGGAACAGCGAGGCCAGACAGTCTTACTATTGATGAAGAAACCGGTCCGGGGGCGGGATCGCCTCCACCACCGGCCGCGCCACCTGCTCCTCCCGAGGCGGCCGCTCCACCACCTACTCCTCCTCCCCCTGCAACGGCTGAACGGCCCCTCAAAGCGGGCGAGGCGAGGGTCAAATGGCAGATTACCGACGGGGATGGACACCCCCTGGCAGGGGTGACAATCACGTTGGGGGGGGAGGCCTCCGATGTTGAAGGAATGCCCCCTTATTCTGACCTTGTCGATGGAAATCCTCTCACAACGGATAAAGACGGTTTCGCCTCCATCGACCTCCCCACAGGGCTCTTAAAATACACGACAGGGAAAAAGGGTTATCAGACCTATACCGTTGACGATGGGGCAGATGTAGATTTGGCGCCGGGCAAGATCTATACCCGTAATGTCCGGATGCCGCCGGTTGCCCATGTCCCGATTGATTGGAGGGTGACCGACCTCTTGAGGGAGACCTACCTGGAGGGGGCGACGGTTACCGTGGAAGGGACCTCCAGCGGCGACGGGGAAAGTTATGGTCCTGTTGTCTATCATACGGGTAAAGAGGGTCGGCTTCAGCGTGAGGAGGGTGGCAGAACAATCGCTCCGGCAACTATCCCTACCGGGGATTGTCGGGTCAAGGTCCACAAAGAGGGGTATCGGTCCTTTCCCGACGCGAGGATCACTATTGAAGGGGACAAGGTTGTCCGGCAATTTGCCCTGGTGGAGGAGGGACTCCCGTTACCGTCTGAGCTTGACGGGCAGAACGTCTTTCGGTTGATTCGGGATACGGAGCTCCTTGTCCCGACAAATCGTGGATTCATCGGGAAAAAAAAGGACGATGACAAACGGAAGGCAATTAAGGATCTGGAGAAGACAAGTAGCCTCCTGGGGATCGCCTTTGAAAAAACAGAGGCCCTAAGGCATGGAACGGTTGCCGCCGATCTTCTCCGGCTTGCCGAAGAGGTGGATTCCCTCCTTGTGGATCTCTACGATTCGATCCTGGATGCCGACGCGATTGTCCAGTGTCACCGGAGGCGCCTGAATCGGGAGGAGACGTCGTCGGAGCTGCAATACCTCCTCGCCTCGGCGCTGGATGTCTTGGGGGGACAACAGATATCAAGGGCCTCTATATTCCAGAAGTATGCCGAGGCGGTCCTTTATTACAAAAAGTTGGGAGAAAAGGACCCTCATTACGACGAGGCCCAAAAGGCGTTAGGAAAGTTGGGGTATGTTGCCTTTCTGCCGAAGGTGACCTCCCTCTTTAATCAGATCAATGCTGGAACATGGTCATCCATAAGGGAGACACTGCAGAGACAAGGCGGCCCTCAACAGGTAGAGGTGGGCCTTCGTGTGGATGATGATGGTTTTGTGGACGAGGTTGAGACCGATCCGAGGGCCTACCCTTTGGAAGCATTCTTCAGGGGGCGGAATATCGGGGTCTTCAGAAACCCTGAGAATGGAGGAAGGAAGGAAGAATCCTACCCCCTCGCCTTTGATATTGATTTTTCTGGGGATACCCCGAGGCTGATCTTGCCGGATATAGGGCCTTAGTCCCCCTCACCCCAACCCTCTCCCGCAAGGGGAGAGGGGGAATTTGTCAATTTTCTTGATCTCAGCGGTCTGATCTTATAGGGATCATCGTTAGCGATGGCCCCCTCCGGTGTTTCTGCCACTGTTTATGACAGTCTATTCGAGAAGATGTCAGACAATCATTTTACCTCGTCTGAGTGGGATGGTTTGAAGAATTCAATCAAGGATCACTGGTCGGATGGGGGTCAAGAAGGTCTGGATCATTTCATCAGGGAGGCGGCTTCTCGGGCCGGTTGGGTGGTTGACCTTCCGGTGGTGGAGAAATGGAGGGGGGCAATCGGTTACGGTCTCGACGAGAAGTCTGTTCATACGGTCTGGGTGAGGAGTCTGCTGGAAGAGAAGGTCGGGGACAAGGGTGATTCACCTAAGGTTTTGAGTGAGGTGGACTGGGATGACCTGAAAGATGAGATCAGTTCGGTCTGGGACAAGGGGGGGTTGGCGGGGATCCGGTTATTTCTCTCCGGGTGTGGGGGACGATGGACGATCGAGGGGAGTCTCAAGACAAGGATCCAGACCAAACTGGTTGATACAAATTTTATTGAAGCCGCTTTATTGAGTGGGATTGCGGTCTATACACCACCCCCTCCACCGGTTCCTGAACCTGGGCCGCCAGAACCCCCGGCGGTAAGGCCTCCGGCACCACCCCTGCCCCCTGCTGGTCGCTTGGCCCCAGTCCTGCCCGGTGGGCCGTTGCCACGCAAACCGGTAGTCCGGTTATCCCTCCATCTGGTGGATAAATCCAACAAACCGATTTCAGGGGCGGAGGTCACCTTTGGCGGGACGGCGACGGATGGGACGGCGTATTCCCTCCTGGGGAAGGTCACGACGGACAGAAACGGACGCTTGAAGCGGGCCGAATTTCATCCCGGGAAGGTCACTCTGCATATTTCCAAAGAGGGGTACCAGCCGGTCGATCAGGAATTGGAGATTAGGCCGAAGATGACTCCGGAGATGACGATTGATCTCCAGAGACTGATCGACCTGGAGGGAGAGGCCCTTTTTGCCGAGGTGAAAGAGATCCTGGCCCAAGGGAAGAGGTCAGAGAGGGGTCCGCCGGCCGTTGTTGAGGAGGCGATGGTGGCGTTGCGGGAAGGGGAGGAGAGGCTCAAGGCCTTTCTGGCAAAGGTGGCTCACCCAAAGACCGATTCGAGGCAGGATCGATCCCTCCGTGAAGAAGGGGAAGAACTCTTGAAACGTCTCCTTTTTGGTCTCGCCCAGCTCTATGAAAAGCAGGAAAAATACGACGAGGCGATCGCTATCTACCGGCAACGGTCAAAAGAGGGTTTCTTCCGTTATCTGATCGCGGGGGACCTTGAGGCCAAGGGGGATTTGGTTAAGGGGGACAAGCCGGCCGCTGTTGCCTCCCGTCGAAAGGCCTACACAGAGGCAATTGCCGAGTACCGGGCCTACGTCGACTGGCATGACCGGCAGGGGGCGAGACTGGAAGGGATCTCCGTGAGGGAGGAGGCGGAAGAGGCGATAGCCCGGCTCCAGAAGGCCCTTGCGGCAAAGAGGCCCAACGAATAAATTCGTGGGCTAATTTAAAACAATTCCTCTGGAATTCCGGAAGGAATTGTCATTGGATTAGCCGCCGAATTTATTCGGTCGGCCAATGGGAGTGGACACCCTGAGCTTGTCGAAGGGTCATTTTGAGTTTGTCAACAGACTGCTAGTCATTTCAGGCACAACTCCCCAGTTTTTCAGTCGATAATACTGATGAGGTTCTTATGTCACTTCGAGACGTTGTCTCCTCTATCCCCCTTTCTGCGGTTGCCGGTCCACCGGCCCCAGGGACCGGCAGGGTTATCGGCCGTGTCCTGGATGCTGAGACCCGCAGGCCTGTCGGGGGGGCGGTTCTACAATTTAGGCGGGTGGGGCCTCCCCCCACTGAAGTAGCCGCTGCCGATTCCCCACCTCCTCAGACCTTTCACGATGCCTTAGTCGATAAGATGTCGTTCGATAATTATCTGAGCCAGATGGAGTGGGATGATCTGAGGGATAGAATCAGGGCCGATTGGGATAGTGGGGGTCGGGAGGGGCTGGATCTCTTTATCCGCGAGGCGGCTTCTCGGCCGAAATGGGTGGTTTCACTCCCGGTAGTGGAGAAATGGAAGAGGGCTGTGGGGTATGGTTTAGATGAAAAAGCGGTGAATACAGTCTGGGTGAGGAGTCTGCTGGAGTGGGAGGTTGCGGACGCTTTCCTGGGTGAGGCGGACTGGGATAACCTGAAAGATGAGATCGGTTCGGTCTGGGACAAAGGGGGGTTGGCGGGGATCCGGATATTTTTAGCGGGGTGCGATGATCGGTGGGACATTCAGGAGAGTTTAAAGGCGAGGATTCAAGCAAGACTGGTGGCAACGGGGTTTATTGAGGCGGATTTATTGAAGGGGATCCGTACGTCGAAATCGGAACCACCGAGATCAATGCCGGCCGGTGGTGCCGCTGAGGCCGAAGAGGCGGCGGATGAGTTTTCTCGTGCCGGGAGTGACTTTGAGGATGGGCTGGCCGAGGCGGCAGAGGCGAGGAGGAGTGGAGCTCTCGAAGGACCGAGGGTCCTTGACTGTGACGCGCTGGCGGCGGAGGTGGGACGGATTATGGGGACTCTGGAAGGAGATTTTGGTGAGGCGATACGGGAGTTAAGGATGTCAGAGGCCACCATTGATGGGGAGATCACGGTCCATATCCCCTTTTCGCCGATCTCGCCGCCCGTTCCGCCCCGCATGATCATCCGGCAGGCCCGTCTTTTTTCCCCAAAAAGGGTTGATGAGGCGGCGGTTCAAACATTTAAGGAGAGGGTGCGGGGGATTCTCAACAATGCCTTTGAATCCGAGGGGCTTCAGGCGAAAGACGAAAGAGGATGCCTTGTCGCTTGGACGATCAAGCTTCCCGAACGGACGCGTGTTGATGGTGATTCGGAATAAATCTTTTATAAAACAGTCCAAACCTTAAGCCCCGATCCGAAACCAAGACTTTCTCAATCCGGTATTGTTCCATCACCTTCTGAAGGATCATGGCACCAGCCAGTAGGGTATCGGCCCGTTCGGGGACCATCCCTGTGATTTTTTTGCGATCGACGATTGTCTTTTGAGCCAATTCTTTTGTCATCCGGTCCAGTTCGGTTTTGGTGATGATTGACCCCTGAATTTTAGCAGGATCCCAGAGGGGAAGTTTCTGGTTGATCGCCGAGAGGGTTGTTGCGGTGCCGGCGAGGGCAACGAGGGTCAACTGAGAGCTGCCATCCGATCTTCCTCCCTTGCCGGCAAGACCATTTTCTATAATGTCGTAAGCATATTTTATCTCTGTCGGCCGGACTGGATCCGACGTCAAGAACCGCTCCGTCAGCTCCACACAACCGAGTGGCAGGCTGACCGCCCCGTCGACCGAAATAATCTCCGTGCTCCCGCCGCCGATATCAAGGGCCATCAGGTTTTTGTGTCGATCCCCAAAATCTTTCAGGACTGAAGCGTACGAAAGACAGGCCTCCTCCTCCCCGGAAATAATTTCAATCCGGATCCCGGTTTTTTCTAAAACCTCTTGGGTGAACTCTTCCGCATTCCGGGCCCGGCGAAAGGCGGCGGTACCGACGGCGGCGATCTCTTTCACTTGATGGTGATCGCAGAGGGTCTTGTATTCCTTTAAGGCGGCGAGCGTCCGTTTCATGGCGGCGGGCGGAAAGAGTTGCAAGGCATGGAGTTGTTGGCCAAGGCGGGTGATTCGCGCTTCATCCCGGATGATCCGTAAATCCCCATTTCTCCCCCTTTGCAAAAGGGGGGTTGGGGGGATTTTATAATCGGCAATCAGGAGGAGAACGGTATTCGTGCCGATATCAATCGCGGCGTTCATTTTGCGATCCAATTGGACCAGTCCGGATGGATCCCGTTTCCTTTCGGCAGAATGGAGACCTGATTTCCTCCATCCGCCATCATCACCAT includes:
- a CDS encoding carboxypeptidase regulatory-like domain-containing protein codes for the protein MMTSINEKLTQAMADGYLSQSEWDSFKEEIKSSWSDGGQEGLNSFISDVADRPNWVVDPAILEKWGKGTGQGIEGGPVSEIQKRQDQAARVKALLEEKVGDKVLSETDWDSLKGEIGSVWDKGGLAGIILFLAGDHDNHWEIEGNLKTRIQEKLVKPGFVSIALLSGIRVHEEPAAPPPPPEPAAEPAPEPILPPAAGTARPDSLTIDEETGPGAGSPPPPAAPPAPPEAAAPPPTPPPPATAERPLKAGEARVKWQITDGDGHPLAGVTITLGGEASDVEGMPPYSDLVDGNPLTTDKDGFASIDLPTGLLKYTTGKKGYQTYTVDDGADVDLAPGKIYTRNVRMPPVAHVPIDWRVTDLLRETYLEGATVTVEGTSSGDGESYGPVVYHTGKEGRLQREEGGRTIAPATIPTGDCRVKVHKEGYRSFPDARITIEGDKVVRQFALVEEGLPLPSELDGQNVFRLIRDTELLVPTNRGFIGKKKDDDKRKAIKDLEKTSSLLGIAFEKTEALRHGTVAADLLRLAEEVDSLLVDLYDSILDADAIVQCHRRRLNREETSSELQYLLASALDVLGGQQISRASIFQKYAEAVLYYKKLGEKDPHYDEAQKALGKLGYVAFLPKVTSLFNQINAGTWSSIRETLQRQGGPQQVEVGLRVDDDGFVDEVETDPRAYPLEAFFRGRNIGVFRNPENGGRKEESYPLAFDIDFSGDTPRLILPDIGP
- a CDS encoding carboxypeptidase regulatory-like domain-containing protein, producing the protein MAPSGVSATVYDSLFEKMSDNHFTSSEWDGLKNSIKDHWSDGGQEGLDHFIREAASRAGWVVDLPVVEKWRGAIGYGLDEKSVHTVWVRSLLEEKVGDKGDSPKVLSEVDWDDLKDEISSVWDKGGLAGIRLFLSGCGGRWTIEGSLKTRIQTKLVDTNFIEAALLSGIAVYTPPPPPVPEPGPPEPPAVRPPAPPLPPAGRLAPVLPGGPLPRKPVVRLSLHLVDKSNKPISGAEVTFGGTATDGTAYSLLGKVTTDRNGRLKRAEFHPGKVTLHISKEGYQPVDQELEIRPKMTPEMTIDLQRLIDLEGEALFAEVKEILAQGKRSERGPPAVVEEAMVALREGEERLKAFLAKVAHPKTDSRQDRSLREEGEELLKRLLFGLAQLYEKQEKYDEAIAIYRQRSKEGFFRYLIAGDLEAKGDLVKGDKPAAVASRRKAYTEAIAEYRAYVDWHDRQGARLEGISVREEAEEAIARLQKALAAKRPNE
- a CDS encoding Ppx/GppA family phosphatase, giving the protein MNAAIDIGTNTVLLLIADYKIPPTPLLQRGRNGDLRIIRDEARITRLGQQLHALQLFPPAAMKRTLAALKEYKTLCDHHQVKEIAAVGTAAFRRARNAEEFTQEVLEKTGIRIEIISGEEEACLSYASVLKDFGDRHKNLMALDIGGGSTEIISVDGAVSLPLGCVELTERFLTSDPVRPTEIKYAYDIIENGLAGKGGRSDGSSQLTLVALAGTATTLSAINQKLPLWDPAKIQGSIITKTELDRMTKELAQKTIVDRKKITGMVPERADTLLAGAMILQKVMEQYRIEKVLVSDRGLRFGLFYKRFIPNHHQHASVREA